One window from the genome of Desulfobacterales bacterium encodes:
- a CDS encoding MMPL family transporter, producing MINKIAEYTLKFRILILALILVVTVVFGYFIKDIKISTDFDDLMSHKHDYIKTFKQYREKFGGANDVYIVLETKEGDIFNSDILNKVRDIQQQLHLIPGVNHYQVISLASSKLKVVEPVFDAIETAVLMEDVPQNEKELVKLKKNVKNDKTINGVWVSVDGKATLIKASFHEKLIDYPLVFNSIKKIINEHKNDRIDIYAVGHPMVVGYIYDLSVQTYVFLILSLLGIIAALYFYFRYIAGVLLPLISAFLSATISLSFFPLFNISFDPLFIVIPFLITARTISHTVQMMSRFGEEYVKDQNRFLSAKRSLTGLFAPGVLGTVTDAAGIFLVAVAPIPILQKLALTCGLWVLTIIVSVVITIPILLTLVPVPKRMKEGKVHTEGTGIIEILLAKLGVYATGRGRWGIVIVTIIIVGVSAILAKDVTIGESKPGSPLLWSDHEYNTNAIKMNKRFLGFDNLIVILEGDPGTELPMINPGIANIMENFQHTMQFDPNLGGSGSYVDVLSSINKIFHNGDPKWELVNDNKYLMGNLFYMFLAGSDPGDFESMVGPGYQYSMINFFYRDHVGSTVGKALSTAKEFIAGNPLPNAKFRLAGGIMGVHAAMNEVVANSELLNLALIFAAVFFLSAFTYQSFYAGLILIIPLGIAQILTNAFMAVANIGINVNTLPVASLGVGIGVDYGIYILSRIKEEIPNAKDMQEGVANGIRTTGRAIFFTATTLSLGVIFWAFSPLRFQAEMGLLLFLILIFNMLGAMIIIPTLISIFTPKFMRKKAMI from the coding sequence ATGATAAATAAAATTGCAGAATATACTCTGAAATTTCGAATCTTAATTCTGGCGTTGATACTTGTTGTGACCGTAGTGTTCGGTTATTTTATCAAAGACATTAAGATTTCGACAGACTTTGATGACCTTATGTCCCACAAGCATGACTATATCAAGACATTTAAGCAATATAGAGAGAAGTTTGGAGGAGCAAACGATGTTTATATCGTATTAGAAACAAAGGAAGGAGATATTTTTAACTCCGACATTTTAAATAAGGTTAGGGACATTCAACAGCAATTGCATTTAATCCCGGGGGTAAATCATTATCAGGTTATTTCACTTGCTTCATCAAAATTAAAAGTGGTCGAACCGGTTTTTGACGCGATTGAAACCGCAGTTCTAATGGAGGATGTTCCGCAGAATGAAAAGGAATTGGTCAAGTTAAAAAAGAATGTAAAAAATGATAAGACAATTAATGGCGTATGGGTTTCTGTAGACGGTAAGGCAACCCTCATAAAAGCAAGCTTTCACGAGAAGCTGATAGATTATCCTCTAGTTTTCAATAGCATCAAAAAGATCATTAATGAACATAAGAATGACCGCATTGATATTTACGCTGTAGGTCATCCAATGGTCGTAGGTTACATTTATGATCTTTCCGTTCAAACGTATGTGTTCTTGATATTGAGTCTTTTGGGTATTATTGCTGCTTTGTATTTTTATTTCAGGTATATCGCAGGTGTTTTACTGCCCTTGATCTCGGCCTTCCTCAGCGCCACGATTTCACTTAGCTTTTTCCCCCTGTTTAATATCAGCTTTGATCCGCTCTTCATCGTCATACCTTTTCTTATTACCGCTCGAACCATAAGTCATACGGTTCAGATGATGTCCCGCTTTGGAGAAGAATATGTAAAGGATCAAAATCGGTTTCTATCCGCCAAACGCTCACTGACCGGACTGTTTGCCCCAGGTGTGCTGGGCACTGTTACAGATGCCGCCGGTATTTTCCTGGTAGCGGTAGCGCCGATTCCGATTCTGCAAAAATTGGCATTGACGTGCGGTTTATGGGTTCTTACCATAATCGTTTCTGTTGTGATTACCATTCCCATCCTTTTAACCCTAGTGCCAGTGCCTAAAAGGATGAAGGAAGGGAAAGTTCATACGGAAGGGACAGGTATAATAGAGATCCTTCTTGCTAAACTCGGCGTATATGCCACAGGGAGAGGACGGTGGGGAATTGTAATTGTCACGATTATCATTGTTGGGGTATCCGCCATCCTGGCGAAAGACGTCACAATAGGCGAGAGTAAACCAGGTTCGCCTCTTTTGTGGTCAGATCATGAATATAATACCAATGCGATCAAAATGAACAAACGCTTTCTGGGTTTTGACAACTTGATCGTTATCCTGGAGGGTGACCCTGGGACTGAACTGCCGATGATAAATCCTGGCATAGCCAATATAATGGAAAATTTTCAGCACACCATGCAATTCGATCCAAATTTGGGGGGGTCGGGTTCATATGTGGATGTGTTAAGCAGCATCAATAAGATTTTTCATAATGGGGATCCCAAATGGGAACTCGTTAATGATAACAAATACCTGATGGGCAATCTGTTCTATATGTTCCTGGCTGGCTCAGATCCGGGTGATTTTGAAAGTATGGTTGGCCCGGGTTATCAATACTCGATGATTAACTTTTTTTATCGAGATCATGTCGGAAGTACTGTTGGAAAGGCGCTGAGTACCGCGAAGGAGTTTATTGCGGGCAACCCTCTGCCGAACGCCAAGTTCAGACTGGCAGGGGGCATTATGGGGGTTCATGCTGCAATGAATGAGGTCGTCGCCAATTCAGAGCTATTGAACCTGGCATTGATTTTTGCTGCGGTTTTCTTCTTAAGCGCGTTTACCTATCAATCATTTTATGCAGGTCTTATTCTCATTATACCATTGGGGATAGCCCAGATATTAACCAACGCGTTTATGGCGGTGGCGAATATCGGCATAAACGTCAATACCCTTCCGGTTGCTTCGCTCGGTGTTGGAATCGGAGTGGATTATGGCATATACATACTCAGTCGTATTAAGGAAGAAATACCGAATGCGAAGGATATGCAAGAAGGCGTAGCGAATGGCATAAGAACCACAGGACGAGCCATATTTTTTACAGCAACGACTCTTTCATTGGGCGTTATTTTCTGGGCTTTCTCACCACTTCGATTTCAAGCGGAAATGGGGCTCCTCCTGTTCTTGATATTAATTTTTAATATGTTGGGAGCAATGATTATTATTCCAACTTTGATATCCATATTTACGCCTAAATTTATGCGGAAAAAGGCTATGATTTAA
- a CDS encoding IS4 family transposase, protein MVRHASLFSQLVALFNRGQFHSLVFHHKAEWYCKGFDSWNHFVSMLFCQLAQAKSLREICGGLSCCLGKLRHLGFKKAPNKSILSYANAHRPWQMYQELFYQTLDRCKLAGTGKHRFKFKNKLLSLDSSTISLCLSLFPWAKFRRTKGAVKLHLLLDHDGYLPTYAYISNGKKHDATSARKAPLSPYSIVAMDRGYNDYDLFAHWTENHIFFVTRLKGNADYTIAGERAVPQNRNILADQLIQFNVHSARKKCPYLLRKVVVWDKEQNRQIVLLTNHLEFGATTISEIYKDCWQIELFFKALKQNLKVKTFVGTSENALYIQIWTALIAMLLIKLLQFKSKFNWSLSNLVAFLRWNLFTYRDLWEWIDNPFDVLPITPEPVQDMLPFKGLGQHMLKPAT, encoded by the coding sequence ATGGTACGACATGCAAGTCTGTTTAGTCAATTGGTTGCTTTGTTTAATCGCGGACAATTCCATAGTCTGGTCTTTCATCATAAAGCCGAGTGGTACTGTAAAGGCTTTGACAGTTGGAATCATTTTGTATCCATGTTATTTTGCCAATTAGCTCAAGCCAAAAGTTTACGAGAAATCTGTGGCGGCCTGTCCTGCTGTCTGGGTAAGTTGCGCCATCTCGGGTTCAAAAAAGCACCGAACAAATCCATCCTGTCCTACGCCAATGCTCACCGGCCGTGGCAGATGTATCAGGAGCTATTTTATCAGACTCTTGATAGATGCAAATTGGCCGGTACCGGCAAACATCGATTCAAATTCAAAAACAAGCTGTTATCGCTGGATAGTTCAACAATATCCCTGTGTTTATCTCTTTTCCCTTGGGCCAAATTCCGAAGAACCAAAGGAGCTGTGAAATTGCACCTGCTGCTGGATCATGACGGATACCTGCCCACGTATGCTTATATTTCCAACGGCAAAAAACATGATGCCACTAGCGCCCGCAAGGCCCCGTTGTCGCCGTATTCAATTGTGGCCATGGACCGGGGATATAACGATTATGATCTTTTTGCGCATTGGACCGAAAACCATATTTTCTTTGTCACCCGATTAAAGGGCAACGCTGATTATACTATCGCCGGTGAACGCGCTGTCCCCCAAAACCGAAACATCCTTGCCGATCAGTTGATCCAATTTAACGTCCATTCCGCCCGAAAAAAATGCCCATATCTACTCCGCAAAGTGGTTGTTTGGGACAAAGAGCAAAACCGCCAAATCGTTCTTTTGACCAATCATCTCGAATTTGGAGCAACCACCATATCGGAAATCTATAAGGATTGCTGGCAAATTGAGCTGTTTTTTAAGGCGCTCAAGCAAAACCTGAAGGTGAAGACCTTCGTCGGAACCAGTGAAAACGCCCTATACATCCAGATTTGGACAGCATTAATCGCCATGCTGTTGATCAAACTCCTTCAGTTCAAATCCAAGTTCAACTGGTCGTTATCGAACCTGGTGGCCTTTTTGCGCTGGAATCTCTTTACCTATCGGGACTTATGGGAATGGATCGATAATCCATTCGATGTTCTCCCAATAACTCCAGAGCCTGTCCAAGATATGCTGCCATTTAAAGGTCTTGGACAGCACATGTTAAAACCGGCAACCTGA
- a CDS encoding alcohol dehydrogenase catalytic domain-containing protein, producing the protein MKAALWYNQKDICVEDIPVTGVLPGHVKIKIKCCGIYGSDFHEYMAGPILIMTKHPHPLTGIKSPPVVMGHEFVGEVIEIGSQASKFQIGDRVAVAEGFEELANNLDKHYKILVYP; encoded by the coding sequence ATGAAAGCAGCCCTATGGTACAATCAGAAAGATATTTGTGTTGAAGATATACCTGTAACCGGAGTGCTCCCCGGTCATGTGAAAATAAAGATAAAATGTTGCGGAATTTACGGTTCGGATTTTCACGAATATATGGCAGGACCGATACTAATAATGACCAAACATCCACACCCATTGACCGGAATAAAGTCGCCACCGGTTGTTATGGGACATGAGTTCGTAGGCGAGGTCATAGAAATCGGTTCCCAGGCATCCAAATTTCAAATAGGTGACAGAGTCGCTGTAGCCGAGGGGTTTGAGGAGCTTGCCAATAATTTAGATAAACATTATAAAATACTCGTTTATCCATAA
- a CDS encoding DUF1329 domain-containing protein, giving the protein MNFIRNSARFILALILLILTSHLASAQEREWIKIAETEDPAELEKVVFKLSEADIEGYHKLLADRGIKIGDKIDGSNAEKVKGLLPDIIYDFFLKNGWNFYVRETESWSPPNRWLAATKVYHKNVKLKPDKNLENYVGGTPFPFPSVDDPDAGYKAMWNLFYRPLGDCWDLYWMLHWIDAENGVDRSQDWMAWVRPSETRLFSGKIIPEKELDDTRAIYHVGGVNPFDIAGMWTFQFKKNNGTFDDLWAYVPGSRRVRRTSFGNKQVFVGSDMINDDTMYGYSGQISWFDNAKLLGIVPMFGNLHDKLPPLEVDKDGKYKTNYLDTKNPPYWNQNGGTWEIRPMWVVEAIYNDPNYPYSRRLLWIDCETKWVVYHAMYDQKGELWKLQMNSQRGYSKDNSPYYQAMIDKFRPDATRIGWKDYPKGFIVGGYQLAVDAQAMHATSFDTNCKDHLYTDKIAEDDLTLQALQKKSH; this is encoded by the coding sequence ATGAATTTTATTCGGAACAGTGCCCGTTTCATCTTGGCCTTAATTTTACTGATTCTGACATCTCATCTGGCCAGTGCCCAGGAAAGAGAATGGATCAAAATTGCCGAGACAGAAGATCCTGCTGAGCTTGAAAAAGTGGTATTCAAACTCAGCGAAGCAGATATTGAAGGTTATCATAAATTGCTAGCAGATAGGGGAATAAAGATCGGAGACAAGATCGATGGAAGCAATGCAGAAAAAGTAAAGGGACTGCTTCCAGATATTATCTATGACTTTTTCCTTAAAAACGGCTGGAATTTTTATGTTCGGGAAACCGAATCCTGGAGCCCGCCGAATCGATGGTTGGCCGCTACAAAAGTGTATCACAAGAATGTTAAGCTTAAACCGGATAAAAACCTCGAAAACTATGTTGGCGGTACACCGTTTCCATTTCCTTCTGTGGATGACCCCGATGCCGGTTACAAGGCAATGTGGAATCTTTTCTATCGTCCTTTGGGAGACTGTTGGGATCTGTATTGGATGCTTCACTGGATAGACGCAGAAAATGGAGTCGATCGCTCTCAGGACTGGATGGCCTGGGTTCGTCCATCTGAAACTCGTTTGTTCAGCGGTAAAATCATTCCGGAAAAGGAACTTGACGATACAAGAGCCATATATCACGTAGGGGGCGTTAATCCTTTCGATATTGCCGGAATGTGGACATTCCAATTTAAGAAGAACAATGGGACATTCGATGATCTTTGGGCTTATGTTCCCGGTTCACGAAGGGTTCGTCGCACGTCGTTTGGTAACAAGCAGGTTTTCGTTGGATCCGACATGATCAATGATGATACAATGTACGGTTACAGTGGTCAGATATCATGGTTTGATAATGCCAAGCTTCTGGGTATCGTACCTATGTTCGGAAACCTGCACGATAAATTGCCGCCGCTGGAAGTGGACAAAGACGGGAAATATAAAACAAATTATCTTGACACCAAAAATCCCCCCTATTGGAATCAAAACGGGGGAACTTGGGAAATTCGGCCCATGTGGGTGGTTGAAGCGATTTACAATGATCCGAATTATCCCTATAGCAGGAGATTATTGTGGATAGATTGCGAAACCAAGTGGGTGGTATATCATGCGATGTATGACCAGAAAGGGGAACTCTGGAAATTACAGATGAACAGCCAGAGGGGATACAGTAAAGACAACAGCCCCTATTATCAGGCCATGATTGATAAATTCCGGCCGGATGCAACAAGAATTGGATGGAAGGATTATCCGAAGGGATTTATTGTCGGCGGATACCAATTAGCGGTAGATGCGCAGGCTATGCATGCCACCTCATTCGATACAAATTGTAAGGATCATCTCTACACGGATAAGATTGCAGAGGATGATCTGACTCTTCAAGCCTTACAGAAAAAATCGCATTAA
- a CDS encoding nitroreductase family protein, with protein sequence MELIDAIRTRRSIRKFKPDPVPRDIIIKILEAANLAPSAGNKQCWEFLVLQRSLLDRMQKILVDSFQGVLDAVSEDDFREIVKDLPIPCDDSQDKVDGLKLFFKYLGNAPLAIIVTVPKAEDKWTMHNNIKDGSAATQNLLLAAWNEGLGTCWMTGPLFMRENEIFRFLNISKQKEIIGIIPLGVPDQHPSTPIKVDVQKITFWLG encoded by the coding sequence ATGGAACTAATAGATGCGATCCGCACCCGGCGAAGTATAAGAAAATTCAAGCCCGATCCCGTACCTAGAGACATAATTATCAAGATACTTGAGGCCGCAAACCTTGCACCCTCAGCAGGCAATAAACAGTGCTGGGAATTTTTAGTTTTACAGCGGTCATTGCTGGATCGTATGCAAAAAATTCTAGTAGATTCTTTTCAGGGGGTATTGGATGCAGTAAGCGAAGATGATTTCAGAGAAATTGTAAAGGACCTACCGATTCCCTGCGATGATTCTCAAGACAAAGTTGATGGTTTGAAATTGTTTTTTAAATACTTGGGTAACGCCCCACTGGCAATAATAGTAACCGTTCCGAAAGCTGAAGATAAGTGGACCATGCATAATAATATAAAAGATGGTTCAGCGGCTACACAAAATCTCCTGCTCGCAGCATGGAATGAGGGGCTGGGGACTTGCTGGATGACAGGGCCTTTATTTATGAGAGAAAATGAGATTTTTCGCTTTTTGAATATATCCAAACAAAAAGAGATTATCGGAATTATTCCTCTCGGTGTTCCTGACCAACATCCCAGTACGCCGATAAAAGTGGATGTACAGAAAATAACTTTTTGGCTTGGCTAA
- a CDS encoding enoyl-CoA hydratase-related protein, producing the protein MAKLKNTVEYEIKGHIGYVHIDNPPANILNRTILGSLEVALQALICDNDVLIIIITGRGEKFFAGGADINEFKQLNQKSGEIWLSFFQKVFSLIHHSTKVVIAAINGYALGGGCELALACDLRIASENAKFAQPEVNYNIIPGAGATQRLTHLIGLGRAKDLIFTGRIIDAKEAYQIGLVNRVVPHEQLINEAQNLAQEILNKGPIAIKFAKEAINSSLEFSLRDGLDLELSLFGKICATEDKNEGVDAFFEKRTPNFKGK; encoded by the coding sequence ATGGCCAAATTAAAAAACACCGTAGAATATGAAATTAAAGGACATATTGGTTACGTACATATTGATAATCCTCCTGCAAATATTCTTAACCGCACTATTTTGGGCTCGTTAGAAGTCGCCTTGCAGGCGTTGATCTGTGATAATGATGTATTAATCATTATTATCACAGGCCGAGGGGAAAAATTTTTCGCGGGTGGTGCTGATATAAATGAATTTAAACAGTTAAACCAAAAGTCAGGTGAAATTTGGCTAAGTTTTTTTCAAAAGGTGTTTTCTCTGATTCATCATTCCACCAAAGTTGTGATTGCTGCTATTAACGGATATGCTCTGGGCGGTGGATGTGAACTGGCGTTGGCATGTGATTTAAGGATTGCTTCCGAAAATGCAAAATTTGCTCAACCAGAGGTTAACTATAACATCATCCCGGGAGCTGGAGCAACCCAGAGACTCACACATTTAATTGGACTTGGCCGGGCAAAGGATCTCATTTTTACTGGACGCATAATTGACGCTAAAGAAGCATATCAAATTGGACTTGTAAACAGGGTTGTTCCTCATGAACAATTGATCAATGAAGCTCAAAACCTGGCTCAGGAAATATTAAACAAAGGTCCCATTGCGATAAAGTTCGCCAAGGAGGCAATTAATAGCTCTTTGGAATTTTCGCTTCGAGATGGCCTGGATTTAGAACTTAGTTTATTTGGAAAAATTTGTGCAACCGAGGATAAAAACGAAGGAGTAGACGCTTTTTTCGAAAAACGA
- a CDS encoding YCF48-related protein, translating into MNTKNYRSSQSFLLISLTVILIYGFNTINPQRTDAAESSQLIFNSKSLEFINRFDRFYDVSSVKEQIFISGHFGAVLRSIDSGETWERLKTPTNKPLLGIESINEKIVWAVGGDGAVIHTKDGGETWTLIEIGTTEQLFQVEFINEQKGWIVGAYGTLLYTSDGGKNWEDHGEKVVLPYDEFEAEIHPMLNDIYFVDELTGWLVGENGTVFNTIDGGENWSYEKIIVEQRIPYLKAVFFQSPEKGVIIGEQGILLQTNNGGEDWRFTTLNTDYSLFDVSGDSNGYIIVGDNGLGISLEPNEAGLNQKYLFRENGKYGWISGVDISPSGRIVACGTNGSIMVSHGSNIEWTIFGPIN; encoded by the coding sequence ATGAATACAAAAAATTATCGTTCTTCCCAAAGCTTTTTGCTGATCAGCCTGACAGTTATTCTTATTTACGGTTTTAATACAATTAATCCCCAGCGCACAGATGCTGCTGAAAGCAGTCAATTGATTTTCAACTCTAAGTCTTTGGAGTTTATAAACCGTTTTGATCGGTTTTATGATGTGTCATCGGTCAAAGAACAAATATTTATTTCCGGTCATTTTGGTGCGGTGCTGCGGTCAATTGATAGTGGTGAAACATGGGAAAGACTTAAGACCCCTACCAACAAACCGTTGTTAGGCATTGAATCCATAAATGAAAAAATAGTTTGGGCGGTCGGCGGGGATGGCGCAGTGATTCATACAAAAGACGGCGGGGAAACTTGGACCTTAATAGAAATCGGCACCACCGAACAGTTATTTCAAGTTGAATTTATTAACGAGCAGAAGGGATGGATTGTCGGAGCGTATGGAACTCTGCTGTATACATCAGATGGCGGCAAGAATTGGGAAGATCATGGTGAAAAGGTAGTACTACCATACGATGAATTTGAAGCAGAAATTCATCCCATGTTGAATGATATTTATTTTGTGGATGAGCTAACGGGATGGCTGGTGGGTGAGAATGGAACCGTATTCAACACCATAGACGGAGGAGAAAACTGGTCTTATGAAAAGATTATCGTAGAACAGCGGATCCCATATTTAAAAGCCGTCTTTTTTCAAAGCCCCGAAAAGGGGGTAATAATTGGAGAGCAAGGAATCTTATTGCAAACGAACAACGGAGGGGAAGACTGGCGGTTCACAACTCTCAATACAGATTATTCGTTATTTGATGTATCCGGAGATAGCAATGGCTATATCATCGTTGGTGATAATGGCCTGGGTATCTCGCTCGAGCCAAACGAAGCCGGTCTAAACCAAAAATATCTATTTCGCGAGAATGGAAAATATGGATGGATCAGTGGCGTTGATATATCCCCATCAGGAAGAATAGTCGCGTGTGGCACCAACGGTTCAATTATGGTTTCTCATGGTTCTAATATAGAATGGACTATATTCGGGCCTATTAATTAA
- a CDS encoding 2-hydroxyacyl-CoA dehydratase family protein, translated as MNEDEKKQGMDFFVESRKVTSGAGKINYLQRSKEISGEYMAKYIQDGWEAKRSGSNKICWVTVPVPLSLMYSFDIYIFQPELDGAFAAYMGESVKWQMKAEKLDYSVDLCSYDRVNLGKSISGAGEAENALPPPDFLVTARSNCNTYIHWWEMLARHYDIPLFVFDIPFWDRGLKDPIPKHYEEYWIKRSYDLINFLEQQTGQKFDHDRYLENIGYELETRELWDAITKSSQMKPSPINEWDLLFPMLPIVWWRGRKDAVDIYKEVKKEIDERIAKGITAIPNEKYRLLFVSNPPWFRLDMLPQWLAEVDAVFVVSMVNRMFLDYTEVGVGNFEETMRGFAKQYLNYNIENRIKWGEELIRDWSCDAMALMDNRGCKIIAYPIPEMASELERRVGIPCLRFEGNMADPRDFNDEKVRAQFENFVEMLEQRKG; from the coding sequence ATGAACGAAGATGAAAAAAAACAAGGAATGGATTTTTTTGTTGAATCCAGAAAAGTGACTTCCGGGGCGGGAAAAATAAATTATCTTCAACGCTCTAAGGAGATTTCGGGAGAGTATATGGCAAAGTACATCCAAGATGGATGGGAGGCCAAAAGATCCGGAAGTAACAAAATCTGTTGGGTGACGGTCCCTGTTCCTCTTTCCCTGATGTATTCATTTGACATATATATCTTCCAACCGGAGTTAGACGGTGCTTTTGCTGCATATATGGGTGAATCAGTCAAGTGGCAAATGAAAGCCGAAAAGTTAGATTATTCAGTTGATCTTTGTTCCTACGATAGGGTGAACTTGGGAAAATCTATCTCCGGAGCAGGTGAAGCCGAAAATGCACTACCACCCCCTGATTTTTTAGTGACAGCCCGCAGCAATTGTAACACCTATATTCATTGGTGGGAAATGTTGGCAAGACACTACGATATTCCATTGTTTGTATTTGATATCCCGTTTTGGGACAGAGGACTTAAGGATCCCATTCCCAAACATTACGAAGAATACTGGATCAAAAGGTCCTATGACCTTATTAATTTTTTGGAACAACAGACTGGCCAAAAATTCGACCACGACAGGTACTTGGAAAATATCGGATATGAACTGGAAACCAGGGAACTCTGGGATGCGATTACCAAATCTTCCCAAATGAAACCTAGCCCTATAAATGAATGGGATCTTCTGTTCCCAATGCTGCCGATCGTCTGGTGGCGAGGCCGAAAAGATGCAGTAGATATATACAAAGAAGTTAAAAAAGAAATTGATGAGCGAATAGCAAAGGGTATCACCGCCATCCCAAACGAAAAATATCGTTTGCTTTTTGTGAGCAACCCCCCTTGGTTCAGGCTGGACATGCTACCGCAATGGCTTGCCGAAGTTGACGCTGTTTTTGTTGTTTCTATGGTCAACCGGATGTTCCTTGATTATACTGAGGTCGGCGTCGGAAACTTTGAAGAGACGATGCGGGGTTTTGCAAAACAGTACCTTAATTACAATATTGAGAATCGAATTAAATGGGGGGAAGAACTAATCAGGGATTGGAGCTGTGATGCGATGGCACTGATGGACAATCGCGGATGTAAAATTATTGCTTACCCAATACCTGAAATGGCATCAGAGCTTGAACGCAGGGTCGGCATACCGTGTCTGAGGTTTGAAGGCAACATGGCTGATCCAAGGGACTTCAATGACGAAAAGGTGAGGGCCCAGTTTGAAAATTTTGTTGAGATGCTTGAACAGAGGAAGGGATAA
- a CDS encoding 2-hydroxyacyl-CoA dehydratase family protein, which yields MNNANELIRPFSDFNKSISENMRKLKEETGKKMIGYDCTYVPVEMILAADMIPVRMLSYPQTITLADASLQSFSCNICRSYLDQLLRGQLQYLDGLVTPKVCDTLQYAHDIQRRHRCVDFDYFLQLPAETSSDASRAWWEQELKLFKEALENFSGNKITDEKLADAIKLMNKIRKTLRDIYRIRVEKTPAIYGYQVLEVILAVMQAPSSDYVLKLEKLRDDLQEMEEISRDKIRLMLIGSTIDFTELELLKEFESSKGIFVTDETCTGMRWIMKDADTSGDPFRSILDSNWYSGFCAAKYPSDIRFDNIKKLAETAKVEGAVIILEKYCDPFGFAVPDTKKLLNNMGIKTLFIEASEVGALGQVKTRAQAFFEMIGGV from the coding sequence ATGAATAATGCTAATGAATTAATCAGGCCTTTTTCCGACTTCAATAAGTCAATTTCTGAAAATATGCGGAAATTAAAGGAAGAAACCGGAAAAAAAATGATCGGCTATGATTGTACTTATGTCCCTGTTGAAATGATATTGGCAGCAGACATGATTCCAGTCAGGATGTTGAGCTATCCACAAACGATTACACTCGCTGATGCTTCCCTCCAGTCGTTTTCATGCAATATTTGCAGAAGCTACTTAGACCAGCTTTTAAGGGGTCAGTTACAGTATTTAGATGGACTTGTTACCCCTAAGGTTTGCGATACTCTACAATACGCTCATGATATTCAGAGACGGCATAGGTGTGTCGATTTTGATTATTTCCTACAGCTACCCGCCGAAACATCTTCGGATGCGTCAAGGGCTTGGTGGGAACAAGAATTAAAATTATTTAAGGAAGCCCTGGAAAACTTCAGCGGCAATAAAATAACAGATGAAAAATTGGCGGATGCCATTAAATTGATGAACAAGATCAGAAAAACCCTACGCGATATATATAGAATACGAGTTGAAAAAACGCCGGCAATTTATGGTTATCAAGTTTTGGAGGTGATTCTGGCGGTAATGCAAGCACCAAGCAGTGATTATGTATTGAAATTGGAAAAGCTACGGGATGATTTGCAGGAAATGGAAGAGATTTCGAGAGATAAGATCCGTTTGATGTTAATCGGTTCAACAATTGATTTTACAGAATTGGAGTTGTTGAAGGAATTTGAAAGTTCAAAGGGTATTTTCGTCACGGATGAGACATGTACAGGAATGAGGTGGATAATGAAAGATGCTGATACCTCGGGAGATCCTTTCAGATCTATTCTTGATAGCAATTGGTATTCTGGATTTTGTGCAGCCAAATATCCGAGCGATATCAGATTCGATAATATCAAAAAGCTTGCTGAAACCGCAAAAGTTGAAGGAGCAGTAATTATACTGGAAAAATATTGCGATCCTTTTGGCTTTGCGGTTCCGGATACAAAAAAATTATTGAACAATATGGGAATCAAAACCCTGTTTATTGAGGCCTCCGAAGTCGGAGCTCTGGGGCAAGTTAAAACGAGAGCACAGGCTTTTTTCGAGATGATAGGAGGCGTGTAG
- a CDS encoding universal stress protein produces MKILLAYHKVMSEDSLRLSMDLAKAVNSEVLIVTSLMFGDKGEALKPQMSEAMKRIEEVKKRFIEAGIPCESEILTRGADPGNAIVQYAKEKECNLVIIGVRLRSQVGKLLMGSTAQYVILNAHCPVLTFKEKTS; encoded by the coding sequence ATGAAAATTCTATTAGCATACCATAAGGTCATGAGCGAAGACTCGCTAAGGCTTAGCATGGACCTGGCTAAAGCCGTTAATTCGGAAGTTCTGATTGTTACTTCTTTGATGTTCGGGGACAAGGGAGAAGCTTTAAAACCCCAAATGAGTGAAGCTATGAAGAGAATCGAGGAGGTGAAAAAACGCTTTATTGAGGCCGGCATTCCATGTGAATCTGAGATATTGACGCGTGGCGCGGACCCAGGTAACGCGATAGTTCAGTATGCAAAAGAAAAGGAATGCAATTTAGTCATTATTGGAGTGCGCCTTAGGTCTCAAGTTGGGAAGCTCTTAATGGGATCAACAGCTCAATATGTCATACTGAACGCCCATTGCCCTGTATTAACCTTTAAGGAAAAAACGTCTTAA